From a region of the Sander lucioperca isolate FBNREF2018 chromosome 8, SLUC_FBN_1.2, whole genome shotgun sequence genome:
- the LOC116036874 gene encoding obscurin-like gives MSTQAPTFTQPLQSVVALEGSAATFQAQVSGSPVPEVSWFRDGQVLSSAALPGVQISFSDGRAVLTIPAVTAAHSGRFSVRATNGAGQATSTAELLVTGQTHTDTQLTQTDTQLTLTQVRRIQTHN, from the exons ATGTCCACACAGGCGCCGACGTTCACGCAGCCGTTGCAGAGCGTCGTGGCACTAGAGGGTAGTGCCGCGACGTTCCAGGCTCAAGTTAGTG GTTCTCCAGTTCCCGAGGTGAGCTGGTTTCGTGATGGCCAGGTTCTCTCTTCCGCCGCTCTGCCCGGCGTGCAGATCTCGTTCAGCGACGGCCGCGCTGTTCTGACGATCCCCGCCGTGACCGCCGCACACAGCGGGAGGTTCTCCGTCAGAGCCACCAACGGAGCCGGGCAGGCCACCAGCACGGCCGAACTGCTGGTCACAGgtcagacgcacacagacacacaactcacacagacagacacacaactcaCACTAACACAGGTCAGacgcatacagacacacaactag